From one Salmo salar chromosome ssa09, Ssal_v3.1, whole genome shotgun sequence genomic stretch:
- the LOC106612215 gene encoding FH2 domain-containing protein 1 translates to MILLVEVPSFRLRLDAMILQEEFDPAVTSLCLAARCLREAARELLSCPELHSILRLVLKAGNYMNAGGYAGNAAGFRIPSLLKLADTKANKPGMNLLHFVAMEAVKKDQSLLSFPGQLGHVGPASRLCEESVVEDLSRLHMRVASLRISVQTEAEIQQLTRSFLEVAEDRLKEAEDDVEGMRMSSQALVEFFCEDDSIFKLEEACRVFHSFCLRFQRAVQENAEREQKEQKRMEREREMVEKRRSVAVCTGLDLGVVLGRVSPLGTQKNQDDLERTLENLSHTWSQRSLRTQENRRHSHHLQNFNSHLLQNNSSSSPPPQTSSTHLQNYNSHLLQNTTSAPLQTYPHLNNSSNLSNTSIHPQTSPGLPCPTYPSQERPSLGTETRTEPLVHQHQPVLETKRPNHEGTTQTQVSQTQHELTSNVTQTQCGRRFNVPQNRQDIIAYVTQTQHGIATNIIESRLAPTAQVTEHERTVDASPDQDVLTTKSMASPHRHSSTTTTAIPSVRRNTIGLRHRHDLEGTDPTPVSQEKHTDSSVRDAAHQDPDFAPLTRSTVTEVTEQPFESQSKSSMATDASDGVQLQESKGDKETTQGTGGALALRLSPEGGTTQQRETESRSTPVEQKWLPPSLPELSPQRAYQCPEVCSPDRERDRSYPRVGETLECHTLVRGLHSYDNLSPPPTPTTPLPKAPPSLCSKWRKERQAETPGAGAGLPMGKEDSRSGGNTPVVRGGAKRGLVPRARLPNDTGIHRARLISKPEIQTPTGPVPNPNLQTTPRSTRLASPSIRSASMRSSPITRPTTTQTEVKRSSSTRSERSQAGGANQQLAPGKPTLTRRVSERAGLGLGPERERTSSTSTTSSTATTQPAFVRGSPLRVTKRLAPTSNSETQHSSQPRSTHSPCSATAKTIRTAIIAAARTKTAKTSPGTEASRAAVSACKTPTATRIPGPKMDRPVSSPMWK, encoded by the exons ATGATTCTGCTAGTGGAAGTCCCCAG CTTTCGTCTGCGTCTGGACGCCATGATCCTGCAGGAGGAGTTTGACCCTGCcgtgacctctctctgtctggcagCCAGATGTCTGAGGGAGGCGGCCAGAG agctgtTGAGCTGTCCTGAGCTGCACTCTATCCTCCGTCTGGTTCTGAAGGCAGGAAACTACATGAACGCT GGTGGGTACGCAGGCAACGCAGCAGGGTTCCGAATCCCATCCCTGCTCAAGCTGGCTGACACTAAAGCCAACAAGCCAGGCATGAACCTCCTGCACTTCGTGGCCATG GAAGCGGTGAAAAAGGACCAGAGTTTACTGTCGTTTCCTGGCCAACTAGGACACGTCGGCCCCGCCTCCAG GTTGTGTGAGGAGTCGGTAGTAGAAGATCTCTCCAGACTCCACATGCGTGTGGCATCCCTCAGGATCAGTGTCCAGACGGAGGCAGAGATCCAGCAGCTCACACGGTCTTTCCTGGAG gtggcaGAGGACCGTCTGAAGGAAGCAGAGGATGACGTGGAGGGGATGAGGATGTCCAGTCAGGCTCTGGTTGAATTCTTCTGTGAGGATGACAGCATCTTTAAATTGGAGGAGGCCTGCAGGGTCTTTCACTCCTTCTGCCTTCGCTTCCAAAGAGCCGTACAG GAAAACGCAGAGCGGGAACAGAAGGAGCAGAAGCGGATGGAGCGAGAGCGTGAGATGGTGGAGAAGCGTCGCTCCGTGGCCGTGTGTACAGGGCTGGACCTGGGTGTGGTTCTGGGTCGGGTGTCCCCACTGGGAACCCAGAAGAACCAGGATGACCTGGAGAGAACCCTTGAGAACCTGAGCCACACCTGGAGCCAGCGCAGCCTTAGAACCCAGGAGAACCGCAGGCACTCCCACCACCTCCAGAACTTCAACTCTCATCTCCTCCAAAACaactcctcatcctcccctcctcctcaaacctcctccacccacctccagaaCTACAACTCTCATCTCCTCCAGAACACCACCTCCGCTCCTCTTCAGACATATCCCCACCTCAACAACTCCTCCAACCTCAGTAATACCTCCATCCACCCCCAGACCTCCCCAGGGCTTCCCTGCCCCACCTACCCCAGCCAGGAGAGGCCATCCCTGGGGACAGAGACCAGGACAGAGCCCTTGGTCCATCAGCACCAACCAGTCCTGGAGACTAAGAGACCAAATCATGAGGGGACAACTCAGACTCAAGTCTCACAAACTCAACATGAACTGACTTCTAACGTCACTCAAACCCAGTGTGGACGTAGATTCAATGTCCCCCAAAACAGGCAGGACATTATTGCCTATGTCACCCAAACGCAACATGGAATTGCTACTAACATCATTGAAAGCCGACTCGCACCAACGGCTCAAGTGACTGAACATGAGCGGACAGTTGATGCCAGCCCTGACCAGGATGTACTGACCACTAAGTCTATGGCCAGTCCTCATAGACACTCCTCCACTACCACTACTGCCATCCCCAGTGTGAGAAGAAATACCATTGGTCTTAGACACAGGCATGACCTAGAGGGGACTGACCCTACCCCTGTTTCTCAGGAGAAACACACAGACTCCTCAGTCAGAGACGCAGCGCATCAGGACCCTGACTTCGCTCCTCTCACACGGTCAACGGTCACTGAGGTGACTGAGCAGCCCTTTGAGAGCCAATCAAAATCATCCATGGCCACTGATGCCTCAGACGGTGTCCAATTGCAGGAGTCTAAGGGAGACAAGGAGACCACACAAGGAACTGGTGGTGCCTTGGCGCTGAGGCTTTCACCTGAGGGGGGAACAACCCAGCAGAGGGAAACAGAATCTCGCTCTACACCAGTAGAACAGAAATGGCTGCCTCCCAGCCTACCAGAGCTGAGCCCACAGCGGGCATATCAATGCCCAGAGGTCTGCAGCCCTGACAGGGAGAGGGACCGGTCATACCCACGTGTGGGCGAAACCCTGGAGTGCCACACCCTGGTCCGAGGCCTGCATTCCTATGAcaacctatcccctcctcccactccaaccACACCTCTCCCCAAAGCCCCACCCAGCCTCTGCTCCAAGTGGAGGAAAGAGAGGCAGGCGGAGACTCCAGGGGCTGGTGCCGGACTTCCAATGGGGAAAGAGGACTCTCGGAGCGGGGGGAACACCCCTGTTGTCCGAGGAGGGGCTAAGAGGGGCTTGGTACCCCGTGCACGTCTGCCTAACGATACAGGCATCCATAGAGCCCGTTTAATTTCCAAACCAGAGATACAGACACCCACTGGCCCTGTCCCAAATCCTAATTTACAGACTACACCACGTTCCACTCGTCTGGCGTCCCCGTCCATACGCAGCGCCTCCATGCGCTCCTCACCCATCACGCGTCCTACTACTACCCAGACAGAGGTGAAGCGAAGCAGTAGCACCAGgagtgagaggagccaggctggGGGTGCGAACCAGCAGCTGGCCCCAGGGAAACCCACCTTGACCCGCCGGGTATCAGAGAGAGCTGGGCTGGGGCTTggaccagagagggagaggacttcTAGCACCAGCACCACTAGTAGTACAGCTACCACCCAGCCAGCCTTTGTCAGAGGCTCTCCTCTCAGGGTGACCAAACGTCTCGCCCCCACCTCCAACTCTGAGACCCAACACTCCTCTCAACCCCGCTCCACACACAGCCCCTGCTCTGCTACAGCTAAAACCATCCGTACAGCTATTATAGCTGCGGCCAGGACTAAAACGGCCAAGACGAGCCCCGGCACAGAGGCCTCTAGAGCTGCTGTTTCTGCCTGTAAAACCCCCACAGCAACACGGATACCTGGGCCTAAAATGGACCGTCCTGTATCCTCACCCATGTGGAAGTGA